From the Salana multivorans genome, the window GCTCCTGGGAGCGTTCAAGACCAACGCCGAGATCATGCGACGCCCGGTCACCTGGTGGCCGCAGGCGCCGACGATGGACAACTTCCGTGCGTGGTTCGTCGACTTCGACATGTCGCGGTACTTCTTCAACTCGGTCTTCCTCGCACTCGTCGCCGTCGCCACGACGCTCCTGTTCTGCTCGATGGTCGGCTGGGCGCTGGCGAAGCTCGAGTTCCCCGGCAAGCGGGTGCTCATCGGCGTCGTGCTCTCGACCATGTTCGTCCCGGGCATCGTCACCCTCATCCCGACGTTCGTGCTCGTCGCCAACTTCAACATGGTCGGCACCTACTGGGGGATGATCCTTCCCGGCATGGTCGGGGCGTTCGGCGTGTTCCTCATGCGCCAGTTCATGCTCGAGATCCCGGACTCCCTGCTGGACGCGGCCCGGATCGACGGCGCCGGCGAGTTCCGGATCTTCGGCGGCATCGTCATGCCCCTGTGCCGCGCACCCCTGGCCACGCTGGCGATCTTCACCTTCATGGGCTCCTGGAACGGCTTCCTGTGGCCGCTCATCGTGGCCCAGCGCGAGTCGCTCTACACCCTGCCGGTCGCGCTGGCGCTCTACACGAGCCCGACCGGTGACAAGGGCGCGGAGTTCGGTCTCCAGATGGCCGGGTCGGTGCTCATCATCGTCCCGGTGCTCCTCGTGTTCATCGCGATGCAGAAGCACTTCGTCCAGGGCATCGCGATGACCGGGATCAAGTAGACCGCGACGGGTCAGCGCACGACGCGCCGACCCGTCGGCCCGGCCCACGACACGAGAGGACCCACCTCGATGACCCATCCCTACCGCGACGCGCGCCTGCCGGTCGAGGCGCGCGTCGCCGACCTCCTCGGCCGCATGACGCTGCCGGAGAAGGTCGGCCAGATGATGCAGCTCTCGGCGCCGGACGGGATCGACGCCCAGGTGCTCGAGCGGCACGTCGGAGCGATCCTGCACGCCTCGCCCGAGCTGATCGCGCGGGCCCACCGGCTGACCGAGCAGACCCGGCTGCGCATCCCGCTGCTCGTCGGGGAGGACGCGATCCACGGCCACTCGTTCTGCCGCGGCGCCACGATCTTCCCCACCCAGCTCGGGATGGCGGCGACCTGGTCGCCGGCGCTCGTCGAGCGGATGGCGCGCGCGACGGCCCGCGAGGCGGCGGCGACCGGCCTGCACTGGACCTTCTCCCCCGTGCTCTGCCTCGCCCGCGACCTGCGCTGGGGTCGCGTGAACGAGACGTTCGGCGAGGACCCGCACCTCGTCGGGGAGCTCGCCAGCGCGGCCGTCCGCGGCTACCAGGGCGACGGGCTGCACGACCGCACGGCCGTCCTGGCGACGGCCAAGCACTTCGCCGGCTACTCCGAGACGCAGGGTGGGCGGGACGCATCGGAGGCCGACCTGTCCCAGCGCAAGCTCCGGTCCTGGTTCCTGCCGCCGTTCGAGCGGGTGGCGCGCGAGGGCTGCGGCACGTTCATGCTCGGCTACCAGACGATCGACGGCGTGCCCGTCACGCTGAACGACTGGCTGCTCACCGACGTGCTGCGCGGGGAGTGGGACTACCCGGGCATGCTCGTGACGGACTGGGACAACGTCGGGCGGATGGTGTGGGAGCAGGGCCTGCAGCCCGACTACGCGCACGCCTCCGCCGCCGCCGTCAGGGCGGGCAACGACATGATCATGACGACCGAGGAGTTCTTCGACGGCGCGCTGGAGGCGGTCGAGCTGGGACTGCTCACCGAGTCCGACCTCGACGGCGCCGTCGCGCACATCCTCGAGCTGAAGTTCCGCCTCGGTCTCTTCGAGGACCGTCGCGGCCCGGATGACGCGGCCATGGCGTCCGTCGTCGGCTCGCACCAGGACCTCAACCTGGAGATCGCCCGACGCAGCCTCGTGCTGCTGCGCAACCGGGACGTGCTGCCGCTGCCGCGGGACCGCCGGCTGAGCGTCGCCGTCGTCGGCCCGCTGGCGCACGACGCGCAGAACCAGCTCGGCGACTGGGCCGGGTCGTCCGGCCAGGTCGCGGACATGGCGGACGGGCAGCCGCGGGAGATGATCACGACCGTCCTCGACGGGCTGCGCGCCCGCGTGCCGGACGGATGGCGGGTGACGTTCGCGCGCGGGGCGTCGATCACGACGCTGGAGCCCGATCCCGAGGGCCCTCTCCACCCCGACGGGCAGCCGCGCCCCCCGCTGGCCGTGTCGGCCCCCGTCGACCCGGCCGAGCTGGCAGCGGCGGTCGAGGCCGCGGCGGACGCGGACGTCGTGGTCGCCGTCGTCGGGGACCAGATCGAGCTGGTCGGCGAGGGGTGCTCGACCGCGACGCTTGACCTCCTCGGCGGACAGGTCGCGCTCCTGGACGCGCTCGCGGCGACGGGGACGCCCGTCGTCGTCGTCCTGCTCGCGTCCAAGCCGCTCGTGCTCCCGCCGTCGGCGCTGGAGGCGGCCGCGATCGTCTGGGTCGCGAACCCCGGCATGACGGGGGGCCTCGCCCTGGCCGAGCTCCTGCTCGGCGAGATCGAGCCGACGGGGCGCCTGCCGATCTCGTTCGCGCGGCACGTCGGCCAGCAGCCCGTCTACTACAACCAGGTCCGCGGCCAGCACGGCAGCCGGTACGCCGACCTGACCCAGGACCCCGCGTTCGCGTTCGGCGAGGGGCTCTCCTACACGAGCGTCGCGTACTCCGACCTCGTCGTGACCACGCCGGTCGTCACGCCGCAGGAGTCCGTCCGGGCGCGGGTGACGCTGACGAACACGGGCGCGCGCCCCGCGCTCGAGACCGTCCAGGTGTACCTGCGCGACGTCGTGACCTCGGCGTCGTGGGCGGACCGCGAGCTCAAGGCGTTCACCCAGGTCGACGTCGCCCCCGGGGCGAGCGTCGACGTCGACCTCGTGCTCGACGCCCGCGACTGCTCGATCGTGGACGGTCGCGGACGCCGGGTCGTCGAGCCCGGGGAGTTCCACCTCCTCGTGGGGCCGAGCAGCCGGCCGGGCGACCTGCTGAGCTCGACCTTCCACGTCGCGGCGGGCGAGACCTCGTGACCGGCACGACGGCTGCCCGACCGACCGCCGGGCGGAGCGGACCACCGGTCGAGGCGTCGATCGAGGGGCCGTGCGACGGGCCGTGCTTCCCGATCCGGCCGCCGCGGCACACGGCCGAGCCCGCCGGGGAGACGAGCGGCGAGGTGGGCGACGGACCCCTGGGCCGAGCCCTCGGTGCCCTCGGCCGGGGAGCTGGGCTGACGCTGCTCCTCGCGGCCGCGAACGCCCCGCTCGTCCTGTCGACGCTGCTGCTGCGGCCCGAGCCGTCCCTCACCTGGCTGGTCGCTCTCTGCGCGCTCGCGCTCGGGCCCGCCATGAGCGCCGGGCTCTGGACCGTGCGCGAGCACCACCGCTCCCCCGACGTCGGGGTCCTCGACGCGTTCCGTCGCGGCTACCGGCTCGGCTGGCGCGACGCCCTCGTCACCACGGCGCCGGCGTGCCTCGTCGGCTGGCTCCTCGTCACCAGCGTGGCGGGAGGTCCGGCCGCCGGCGTCCCCGACGTCGTGACCGGCGTCGCCCGCGGGGCCGGCGTCCTCCTGCTCGTGCTGACGCTGCACGCGCTGGCGCTGCGGACCTTCTTCCGCCTCCGCCCGGCGGCCGCGTGGGCGCTGGCCGCCCACCAGCTCGTCCGGTCGTGGCGGTCCTCGATCGCCACGCTGGCGCTGGTCGCGGGTGCCGTCGCCGTCGCGACGCTCACGTCCGACGTCCTGCTCACCGCGCTGGGCGGGCTGTGGGCGGCCCTCTGGTATCGCGCGGTCGCGCCGATGCTCCGGACGTCCGGCGCCGCGTTCCTCGCCGACGCCGACGGCGCCGACGGTGTTGACGGCACCGCGGGGACCCGCGGCTGCCGCGTCCACGGCGAGCCCGATGCCGCCCTCGCGCGCGGTGGCCGCCGCGGGACGGCGCGCGGCGCCGCCGACGCGGGTGCGCGCCCGTAGAATCGCCCGGACCCCACGACTCCGCAGGCCCGGCCTGCACCAGCCCGGCAGGACCATGACGGCAACCCACGACGCGCCCGAGATCGACGCGGCGCCCAGCGACCCGACCAGCACCGTCGCCGACCCGCGCGGCATCGACCCGGCGGACATGGCGGTGTTCCTCCGCGTCGCCCAGGAGGTCGCCGCCCTGCCCTCCGACCACCCGGACCAGGTGCTCGCGCGCCGCGCGACCGCCGGGATGTACAAGATCGCCAAGAAGGTCCGCCGGGACGAGCGGCGGCGCGACCTGCTCGACCACGACCGGTCGGTCATCGAGGCGACCGCGACGGGCAGCCCCGGCAGGATCGACGACGAGACCGCCGGGCTCCTGCCCTCCTCCGCGACCGGCGAGGGCCGGGTCGCCGGGACGCTGCGCCGGCCCCAGCCGTGCTACGTCTGCAAGGAGCCGTTCACCCAGGTCGACTGGTTCTACCACCAGCTCTGCCCGGCCTGCGCCGCGCTCAACCACGCGAAGCGGGACGCCCGGACGGACCTGACCGGACGTCGCGCGCTGCTCACAGGCGGCCGGGCGAAGATCGGCATGTACATCGCGCTGCGTCTCCTGCGCGACGGCGCCGACCTCACGATCACGACGCGCTTCCCGCGGGACGCGGCCCGCCGGTTCGCCGCCATGGCGGACTCGGCCGACTGGCTGCACCGGCTGCACATCGTCGGGATCGACCTGCGCGACCCCGCCCAGGTCGTGGCCCTCGCCGACTCCGTCGCCGCCGGCGGCCCGCTCGACATCCTGGTCAACAACGCGGCGCAGACGGTCCGCCGCACGCCCGGCGCCTACTCGGCGCTCGTCGAGGCCGAGTCGATCGACCTGCCGGACGACCCGGACGTCCCGACGATCACGTTCGGCCGGACGAGCGCGGCGCACCCGGCCATGCTGGCCGGCTCCGTCACGGACCTGCCGTCGACGTCGCTCGCACCGGGCGGCGTGGCGCGCGCGGCGCTCGACGCGGCGTCCGCGTCGCTGGAGCGGCACCTCGCGGGGACCGCGATCGACGCCGGCGGCCTGCTGCCCGACGAGGTGGACCACAACTCCTGGGTCGCGACCGTCGAGCAGGTCGACCCGATGGAGCTGCTCGAGGTCCAGCTCTGCAACTCCACGGCGCCGTTCATCCTCCTCTCGCGGCTGCGCCCGGCCCTGGGGTCCACGGCGACGGGGCGCGCCTACGTCGTCAACGTGTCCGCGATGGAGGGTGTCTTCTCGCGCGGCTACAAGGGCCCCGGCCACCCCCACACCAACATGGCGAAGGCCGCGGTCAACATGCTGACCCGGACGAGCGCTGGCGAGCTGGCCGAGCACGGCATCTACATGACGAGCGTCGACACCGGCTGGATCACGGACGAGCGTCCGCACACGACGAAGCTGCGCCTGGCCGAGGAGGGCTTCCACGCCCCGCTCGACCTGGTCGACGGCGCCGCGCGCGTCTACGACCCGATCGTCCGCGGCGAGGCCGGCGAGCTCCTGCACGGCTGCTTCCTCAAGGACTACGCGAAGGCGGACTGGTGAGCCGCACCCCCGCGGCCCGCGCGTGGTGGGCGGCGCCGTGGGGCGGACTGCTGCGGTTCGGCGAGAGCCTCTCGCTCGCCGGCCTGCTCGTCGGCGTCCTCGCCCTCGCCGCCTCGACCCAGCCGTCGCTCGTCCCGCGCGGATGGGTGTTCCAGGGGGTGATCTCGGGACTCTCGCTGCTGGTCGGCTACGTCGCCGGCGTCCTCGCCCGGTGGCTGCTGCGCGTGCTCGGCCTCGCCCGCATCCTCCCGGTCGCCTGGTACCGGCCGGCGCACCGGATCGCGCTCGGCGTCCTGGCGGTCGTCGCCGTCGTCGCGCTCACGGCGGGCGCGGCGGCGCAGCGCCGGCTCACGCTGCTGTGGGGGCTCGAGCCGATCCCGGGCGGTGCGCACGCGCTCGGGGCGTTCCTGCTCGGCCTCGCGCTCGCGGTGCTCCTCCTGCTCGCCGCCCGCGCTCTGCGCGCCGGCGCGGGCGCGCTCGGCCGACTGCTCGGACGGTGGGTCCCCCGTCCCGTGTCCGCGGTCGTGAGCTTCGTCGTCGTCGGCGCACTCGTCGTGACGATCGTCAACGGCCTGTTCCACGAGCTCGTCCTCGGCTCGATCACGCCGGGCTTCCAGGCCCGCGACTCGGACGTCCCGGACGGCTACGCCCCGCCCGCCGCGCCCGAGCGGTCCGGGTCCGCCGCGTCGGCCCAGACGTGGGACACCCTCGGCTACCAGGGCCGCATCTTCGTCGCCGGCGGCCCGAGCACCGAGGAGATCACCGCGGTGACCGGCGAGGCGGCGATGACGCCGATCCGCGTCTACGCGGGGCTCGCGAGCCAGGACGCCGCCGGCGGGGACGTCGATCTCGACGCCCTGGCCGCCGAGGTCGTAGCGGAGCTGGACCGGACGAACGCGTGGGAGCGCAGCGTCGTGGTCGTGACGACCGCGACGGGCACCGGCTGGGTCGACCCCCTGTCGGCCGCCGCGGTGGAGTACGTGACGAACGGCGACGTCGCCACGGCCTCGATGCAGTACTCCTACAACCCGAGCTGGGTGACCCTCGTCCTCGATCTCGACCGGCCGCGGGTCGCCGGCCAGGAGCTGTTCGACGCCGTGAGCGAGCGGTGGCTCGAGCTGCCGGAGGACTCCCGCCCGCTCCTGCTCAGCTCGGGCGTCTCGCTCGGCTCGTTCGGCAGCCAGTCGTCGTTCACGTCGGAGGCGAGCATCGCCGCCCGGTCCGACGGCGCGGTCTGGGCCGGGACGCCCTACTTCACGCAGCTGTGGTCGCGCTTCACCGCCGATCGCGACCCGGGAAGCGTCCAGAAGCACCCGGTGCTCGACGCCGGCGCGAGCGTGCGCTGGGGCACCGAGAGCTCCGGCGACCAGGGGTTCGAGGACCTCGGCCCGGCCGACGGCGCCCGCATCGCCTACCTGCAGCACCCGAGCGACGGCGTCGTGTGGTGGTGGCTGCCGACGTTCTGGTCCAAGGACGACTGGTTCGACGAGCCGCGCCAGGGCGACGTGCTCGACGGGATCCGCTGGTGGCCCGTCATCACCGGGCTCCAGCTCATGGGCGACCAGTTCGCCGCCGGCTCCCCCACCGTCCCGCTCGGCCACGGGCACAACTACGGCGGCGAGTACGTCGACGCGTGGTCCTGGGCGACGGGCCGGTCGCTGTCACAGGAGCAGCTCGCGCCGATCCGCGACGCCGTCGACGCGACACCGCGGGACGGCTGAGGCCGCGAGGAAGGTCTGACACCGCGAGGGTCGGCAGACTGGGGGCATGGACGACCCGACGACGCTCCTGCGCTGGCTCCCGTTCCTGGTCCTCGCCGTGCTGGGGCTCATCGGCGGCATCCTCCTCGTGGCGTTCCGCGCCCGCCCGCAGGCCGGGCTGGGCCCGCTCGGGGCGACCGGTCCGGACGTGGACCCCGCGAGCGAGCCGCCGCACGCCGGCGCGTGGAACGCCTACCTCTACCGCGGGCGGCTCGGCGGCACCATCGGCGGGGCGTCCGGACGGTTCGACGTCGCGGGCGGCGAGCTGCGGTTCACCCCCGACGACCCGGCCGACTCGGCGTGGACGCTGCCGTGCCGGCAGATCGGCGTGTCCACCGGGACGGCGGTGTTCGGACCGCCCGTGACGCTCGTGACGCCGGCCGGCGTGCTGCGCTGCACCGTCAGCCGGGAGCGGATCAACCGGTTCTCCCGCAACACCGCCAAGACGCTGCGCGAGACGGGGTACGGCCGGGAGTTCGCCGACGTCCTGCTGAGGAACGGCGCGCACCCTGCGTCGGCGTGAGCCGCGACGGACAGCCCGCGTGACCTAGGACACCGCCCTAGCACGCACCGGGGATGCCGATCGGGCCCGCGGGCGTGTCATCCTTCCTCCATGCGTATCTGGCCGGGGCACTCCTACCCCTTGGGGGCAACCTACGACGGGAACGGGACGAACTTCGCCCTGTTCTCCTCGATCGCGGAGCGGATCGAGCTCTGCCTCATCGACGACGACGGCGCCGAGGAGCGGGTCGAGGTGACGGAGGTCGACGCCTTCGTCTGGCACGTCTACCTGCCGTCGGTGCAGCCGGGCCAGCGCTACGGGTACCGCGTGCACGGGCCGTACGCGCCCGAGCGCGGCATGTGGTGCAACCCGGCGAAGCTCCTCATCGACCCCTACGCCAAGGCGCTGGACGGTGAGGTCGACGGCGACCCGTCGCTGCTCTCCTACCCCGCCGGCGGCCGACCGGAGGCCGGGGCCGAGCCGACGGACTCCGACTCGCTGGGCCACACGATGTACTCCGTCGTGCACAACCCGTTCTTCGACTGGGGTCACGACCACCCGCCGGCGCACGAGTACCACCGCAGCGTCATCTACGAGGCGCACGTGCGCGGCATGACGATGCTCCACCCGGCCGTCCCCGAGGACCTGCGCGGGACGTACGCCGGGATCGCGCACCCCGCGGTGATCGAGCACCTGCGCAGCCTCGGCGTCACGGCCATCGAGCTCATGCCCGTCCACCAGTTCGTCGACGACTCGACGCTGCGTGAGAAGGGCCTGTCGAACTACTGGGGCTACAACACGATCGGCTTCTTCGCACCGCACAACGCCTACGCGGCGCGCGGCACGCGCGGCCAGCAGGTGCCCGAGTTCAAGGCGATGGTCAAGGCGCTGCACGAGGCCGACATCGAGGTGATCCTCGACGTCGTCTACAACCACACGGCCGAGGGCAACCACATGGGCCCGACGCTCTCGTTCCGCGGGATCGACAACCCGGCCTACTACCGCCTCGTCGACTCCGACCCGATCCACTACTTCGACACGACGGGCACGGGCAACTCGCTGCTCATGCGCTCCCCGCACGTGCTCCAGCTCATCATGGACTCGCTGCGCTACTGGGTGAGCGAGATGCACGTCGACGGCTTCCGGTTCGACCTCGCCGCCACCCTCGCGCGTCAGTTCCACGAGGTCGACCGGCTCTCGGCGTTCTTCGACCTGGTCCAGCAGGACCCGGTCATCTCCCAGGTCAAGCTCATCGCCGAGCCGTGGGACCTCGGCGAGGGGGGCTACCAGGTCGGCGGGTTCCCCCCGCTGTGGACCGAGTGGAACGGCGCGTACCGGGACACGGTCCGGGACTTCTGGCGCGGCGCCCCGCACACGCTCGGCGAGTTCGCGAACCGGCTCGCCGGGTCCTCCGACCTCTACGAGCACACGGGCCGCAAGCCGATCGCGTCGATCAACTTCGTCACGGCCCACGACGGGTTCACGCTGGCCGACCTCGTGTCCTACGACGAGAAGCACAACGAGGCGAACCTCGAGGGCGGCAACGACGGGGAGTCGCACAACCGGTCCTGGAACTCCGGCGCCGAGGGCCCGACCGACGACCCGGCGATCCTCGAGCTGCGCGCCCGGCGCGCGCGCAGCCTGATGGGCACGCTCCTGCTGTCCCAGGGCGTCCCGATGATCGCGCACGGCGACGAGCTCGGTCGCACCCAGCGCGGCAACAACAACGTCTACTGCCAGGACAACGAGCTGTCCTGGATGGACTGGAGCAAGGATCCGCGGTCGCGGACCATGCTCGAGTTCACCCGGCGGGCGATCGCGCTGCGCGCCGACCACCCGGTGCTGCGCCGTCGCCGGTTCTTCTCCGGCACGACGACGGGCAGCGGCCCGGACCAGATCGAGGACATCGCCTGGTTCACGCCCGCGGCCGAGCCCATGACGGGCGAGGAGTGGGACACCTGGTACGCGAAGGCGGTCATGGTCTTCCTCAACGGCGAGGCGATCAGCGAGCCGGACGAGTATGGCGAGCACGTCGTCGACGACTCGTTCCTGCTCCTGTTCAACGCCGACTCCGAGCCGATCTCGTTCACGCTCCCCGCCGCGAGGTACGGGACCGCGTGGACCGGGGCTCTCGACTCCGACCACACCGTCGAGTCGTGGCAGGTGCTCGCCGCCGGGTCGACGCTCGAGGTGGCCGGCTACTCCCTCGTCGTGCTGTCCCGCCCGAGCGCGACGGACGAGGACGCGGTCCGACCGACGGGTGCGACGACCGACATCTTCACCGACTACGACCCGGCCGCCGAGGCGGGCGGGTCGGACGAGGCCCCCGAGGCATCGGGCGAGGAGGAGCCCGGCGGCACGTCGGCCGGGGGCGACGACGCTGCGAGCAGCGACGAGGCCGCCGAGGGCGAGACCGAGGACGCGGCGCCGGCCGACGGCGCGTCGGACTAGGCGTCCGGCGTCGCGGCGGGCTCCGGCGCGGCCGAGGACGTCGCGTCGGACGACGGCGAGCCGGAGGCGCTCGGGGACTCCGGTGCCGGCGAGCTCGGCTCCGGGGTCGGCTCGCTCGGCGTGGGTGTCGGCGTGCTCGGGTCCGTCGGGCTCGGCGTGGGCTCGGTCGGCGTCGGGGTCGGGGACGGGTCCGTCGGCGTGGGAGTCGGGGACGGACTGGGCGACGGGGTCGTCGGTGACGGCGAGGGCGTCGGCTTGGGCGTCGCCGGCGTGGTCGGGCTCGGCGTCGGCGTCGGGGTCTCCGGACCGGTCGGCGTCGAGGGAGCCGTCGGTGTCGCCGGGGTCGTGGGGGTCGTGGGAAGGGCTGCGGCGAGACGGCGGTACAGCTCCTGCGCGGCGAGCCAGTCGGCGGTGAGCGGGACCGGCGTCACGCTCTTGCCGGACTTGAGGTCGATGCCGCGCGAGAGCATGAACGTGTACGGGTCGACCGACTTGCCGTTGACGTACGTCCCGAAGTGCAGGTGCGGACCCGAGGCGCGTCCCTCGCTGCCGACGAGCGCGATGATCTGACCGGCCTCGACCTGGTCGCCGACCCGGACGAGGACGCCCGGCGCCGCCATGTGGTTGTAAGAGGTCTGCACGCCGTCGCCGTGGTCGACGACGACCGCCCACCCGCTCAGCCCGAACTGGCGGTTGCCGTTGCCGACGTAGCTGACCGTGCCGGCCGAGGCGGCCCGGATCGGGTAGCCGAGCGGTGCGGCGAGGTCGACGCCCGCGTGGAACATCGCGCCGATGACGCCCGCGATCGGACCGCGGAAGCCGTAGCCGGAGACGTAGCGTCCGTTCGGGAGCGGGTTGACCCACCCGTCGTCGCTGACCGTGATGCCCGCCTCGGCGAGCTGCGCCGCGAGGGTGTCGTCGGCGGCAGCCGGCTCGGGGGCCGGCGGCGCCTCGGCGTAGATCGTCGCCTGCGGCCACCACTGGGCGAGGATCGCGAGCTCCTCGGCGAGCGACGGCTCGGGGTCGTGCGGCCGCAGGGGCTCGTCCCACGGCAGGCCGTCGAGCACGTCCGCCTCACCGACCTCGAGGACCGGGGCGGTCGGCGAGGGGCTGAGGACGTGCGGCTGCGTCGGAGCGACGGACGGGGTGGAGGCGGCGGCCGGGTCCGCAGCGACGCGGGTGGTGTCGCCGGTCCCGGGGTTCGGACGGGCCGAGGTCCCGGAGGTCACGGCGACCGAGGTCCCGGTCGACGACGTCCCGGTCGTCGACGGGGTCGGGAGCTGCGCGAACGGCGTGAGCAGGTAGTCGGGGTACACCGACCGGGACGTGGAGGAAGCGGTGCCGGTCCCGCCGGTGGACGGGGTCGTCGACGTGCCCTGACCCGTCACGGTCCGCACGAGCGTCGGGCTCAGGCCCGCGTCGATGCTCGACGACCGTGCCGATGCCGCTGGGAGACCGGCGCTCTCGCGCGCGCCCCCCGGGCCGGCCGACGCGGCCGAGCCGATCCAGCCGACGATCGCGAGGGTCGCTGCCGCGACCGTCACGCTACGCCTCATCGCGATGCGCACGACGTACGCTCCTTACGCTCTGCCCCCGACCGGGATCCGGCCTCGACGGATCCCACGTACCTGGGCAGGGTACCTCCGCGTTCGAGCGGGCACTACCCCTGACCCCCGATCACGTCCGGGCCGGTAGGTTCGTGACATGCCAACGCTCTTCAGCCGCATCATCGACGGCGAGATCCCCGGCCGGTTCGTCTGGTGCGACACCCGGTGCGTCGTCTTCCTCGACGTCTCCCCCGTCACCCCCGGTCACGCGCTCGTCGTGCCGCGGGAGGAGGTGGACCACTGGATCGACGCGTCGCCCGAGCTGCTGGCGCACCTGCACGAGGTGGCCCGCGAGATCGGCGCGGCCCAGCTCGCGGCATTCGGCGGTGAGCGCGCCGGCCTCGTCATCGCCGGATACGGCGTCCCGCACCTGCACCTGCACGTGTTCCCGACGTCCGACATGGCGCCGTTCGCGAACCTCGACGGCGCCCCGGCAGACGAGGACGACCTCGACGCCGCCGCCCGTGCCCTGCGCTCGGCCCTGGTCGAGCGGGGCCACCACGACGTCGTCGAGGCGTCGCTGCTCGCGTCCGCGCGCTAACCGCCGAGCCCGCGCCCGAGCCTGCGCCCGAAAGGCAGGGCTCCGGCTCACGCCACGAGCTGGCACGCCACGAGCTGGATGGTCGGCTCAGCCCTCCGCCAGAGGGCGGCTGCCGGGCCAGGCCTCCAACTGGATGGTCGGCCCGAGCCTGCGCCCAAAAAGCAGGACTCCGGCTCACGCCTCCAACTGGATGGTCGGCCCGAGCCTGCGCCCAGAAAGCGGG encodes:
- a CDS encoding M23 family metallopeptidase, with product MTVAAATLAIVGWIGSAASAGPGGARESAGLPAASARSSSIDAGLSPTLVRTVTGQGTSTTPSTGGTGTASSTSRSVYPDYLLTPFAQLPTPSTTGTSSTGTSVAVTSGTSARPNPGTGDTTRVAADPAAASTPSVAPTQPHVLSPSPTAPVLEVGEADVLDGLPWDEPLRPHDPEPSLAEELAILAQWWPQATIYAEAPPAPEPAAADDTLAAQLAEAGITVSDDGWVNPLPNGRYVSGYGFRGPIAGVIGAMFHAGVDLAAPLGYPIRAASAGTVSYVGNGNRQFGLSGWAVVVDHGDGVQTSYNHMAAPGVLVRVGDQVEAGQIIALVGSEGRASGPHLHFGTYVNGKSVDPYTFMLSRGIDLKSGKSVTPVPLTADWLAAQELYRRLAAALPTTPTTPATPTAPSTPTGPETPTPTPSPTTPATPKPTPSPSPTTPSPSPSPTPTPTDPSPTPTPTEPTPSPTDPSTPTPTPSEPTPEPSSPAPESPSASGSPSSDATSSAAPEPAATPDA
- a CDS encoding HIT family protein yields the protein MPTLFSRIIDGEIPGRFVWCDTRCVVFLDVSPVTPGHALVVPREEVDHWIDASPELLAHLHEVAREIGAAQLAAFGGERAGLVIAGYGVPHLHLHVFPTSDMAPFANLDGAPADEDDLDAAARALRSALVERGHHDVVEASLLASAR